The sequence CTTCCAGGACCAGTTTGGTGAACAGCCTGACGCGCAACACGGACACGGGTTAGGCCAGCCGATGTTTGGGCGCTGTTTCAGGAGGCTGTTTGGCGCTCACCCGTCCTTCTGCTCGGGCTTCTCCTGCAGCCCGGAGAGCAGCGTGTAGAGGCACTGGTCGTAGCTGTCCAGCAGTCCCGACGGCAGCTGGCTCAGGTACGTGTTGTACTCTTGATAGAGCAGCGAAAAGGCCAGCTCGCTGCGGCTGCGGATGTCCTCCAAGATGAAGTGCAGCACGTCCTCCTTCATGATGCCCTCGAACTGCGTCACCAGCTTGGAGAGCAGCTTCACTCGCACCTGGCAAAAGACGCAACGAGCCACTTATGTCTCCCCGTCGCCACTCGTGACGTCGAGCCACGTAaggcggcccggcccggcccggcttACATGGGACATGCCGCTTTGAGAGATGGTCTTTTCGGAATGAAGGATGCGCTTGATGGTTTTGGAGGTCAACTGCTCAATCTGCGTGTCGGACAAAGGCTGGATCACATCGGACAGCCTGAAGACTTTCTTCCTGCCGCTGGGCCCCGCCAATCTGCTCCACAGGGAGACAAAGAGAGTCCGGAAGAGTTCTCTTTTGCCATTATTTTGGCCGTTGCTCGCGGCTCTGACTTGGTTTGCGCCGACGGAAGGATGGGCTCGGGAAGCCTCTTGGCGGCGGAGAcgttggcggcggcggccctcCCTTTTTCCGAGTAGCCCCCCACCACCGAGATGGCCTGGCCCACCATCACTTTGCGCTTGATGAGCGAGTCCTTGCCGCCGTCTTTGTCGCCGTCCTCTCCGGCCGCCTCGTTCTCTCGCGCCTTGCACTGCTCGAGGCCTGCGCGTGCACCAAAAACACACTTCAAAGCCAAATCACACTCCCATGTCCAAAACGAGAAACATTTGGACTCCTATGGGTCGTTAGGTCAGGTCCACTCAAATTCAGCCGTTTCCACGCgcatgctgctgttttggttcgCGACAGAGGTCATTTTGACAACCGACCTGGCCCGATCCCAGCCGCAGTCATCTGCGTGGCCATCAGCCGGgccaaatgtttgatttgagCGTCGGTGCCCGCCGACTCCACGGGCGTGTACGTGGCCTGGAAGGACGCCGGCATGGTGTCGGGCAGATACACCATGCTGATCAGCACCTGCGCAAAGAGACGGCGGGGTCGGGGAAAAACCAACGTGAAGAGAGTTCTCGTCGGGCGCTCACCATATTGGCCACGTTCTCCGCGTTGAGGAGCGGGCGCAGGAAGTCGGCAGTGAGGTCGATGGCGGACTGCGCCACCGGGACCGGAGCCGGCTTGGGCGCCGAAAGAGGGACCGGCTCCTCCTTGTCCTCGTCGTCTTCGATCAGGGCCGGCGGCTCTGAACGCCGAAGCAAAGCCACTTTAATACTGGCAGGCAAAGCGCAAACTCCGATTTGCGCGGCTTTGCGGAAGGGccactcgctcgctcacccATCTTGACCTTCTTGCCCTCGACGTACTGCTCCTGGCGCGGCCTCTTGCGCTGCTCCCGGACCGGTGGCGTGGAGCGCGCGATCTCGCTCTGAGGCATGCCCAGGTCCAGGAGCAGGGTGCCGATCTGGCCCTGGAACTCCACGCTGCACGGATGCTTGAGCACGGCCACCAGGTGCAGCTTGAGGTTCTTTCGCACGCTGCTCACCTGCGACTTGCCCAGGGTGGGCGGAAGGTTGgctgcaaaagaaaacagcTCAAGCCACGGAACGCCGTGCTCCATttcggccgccgccgcctcctcctcaccGTGCAAGGTCTCGTAGGCCTGGACCACTTTGGACACAAACATGGGCCTTTGGCGGGCGATGGTGGCGAGGGAGCCCAGCGCGGTGGTCAGGTTAATGCTGGAAATGGCCGGATGCACCATGAACTTGAGCAGCTTGTCCAGAGCCGACTTTCCCTCCTCACACAAAACATCTACGGAGGAAAACATGCCGACTTGGATTCAGAAGAGGCTATATCggcgggccggccggccggcattCTAAATCGAGTCCAATTCCGTGGCAGAAACGATGGAATGTAGGTCGGCGGCGCTCGGGCTCCCGTATTGTAGTCAATTCCTACCGTAGCGGATGTACCCGTGGTCCTTGGGCACTTTGTCCAAGCTGATATCGCTCTCCTGCCGCTTGGGCACATCCGAGTCAGCCACGCGAGGCGACAGCGTGACGATGAGCGACTCGGTGAATTTGATGGCGTGAGTGCGCACGCCGTCGTTCTCGGAGTCCAGCAGCGCCAGGACGTCGCCTTTCATCTGCGTCACCATTTCCCAGCAGGCCTCCTGCATGTCCGACACGGCTTTGGCTCGCACCAGCCACTGGTGGGAAAAGGCAGAGGATGAAACAGCCAAAAGCGGGAATATCTTTTCACCCAGATGAAGCTactgggagcttaagatcaggggatgctttgagaataattgtcaatttttgtctatgtgaagccctttgagactgcttgtgatttagggctatacaaataaacgtgacttgacttgactagtGTGCAAAAGCAGAGCAATGTCTACTATACAGGCAAGAAAGAAGGCCTTACCTGTAGCGTCACCTTGTACATCTGCGTGAGAGTGAGAATGGCTTTCTTCACCACGTTGACACTGTCGTCCTTGAGCAGCATGTTCAGGTTTGCGATTAGCCTGAGCAGCAGCTCGTTGTCACGTTTactgcaaagacaaacaacatGACACGAGGCTGCCTAAccgcttgcttgcttgcttgcttgttcTACGACGCTCCGACCGCAATTCAAGCGCGCACCATGCTTCCTCGATGAAGCCGATGACAAACTTCCTCACTTCGATGGATTTGTCCGTCTGAAAGGCGATTATTTCCTGAAAGGTGAAGATGAAGAGAAGAAAGGCTGAATTTCACATTACGATTGGGAGAAGATGCATGCTCACGTGCGCCCTTACGTCCAGAAAATTGTCAAGGAGAGACGGATCCTTGTTGATGATGAGCTCTTGGACCTGGACAATAAAATGGAGGTGTCAAAGTTGGTGTTGGGGGATGTCTCCCAGTGCATGTGAGGGGGATCACGAAGACAATTGAGCTCGATTGGACTCTTGCAGGAGAGTACACACCTGTTTGAGCACGGCCAGCTTTACATCTGCGGGTATCAAGGCAGCCTGATTCAAAAGCTCCACCACCTGAAGGCAGACACGTAGCTCATTACATGTTCATTCTACATTTGATTCTTATGACTTCATAGACTCCTATTTACCTTTTCGCTTGTGGTCATGTTGATGACACTGGGTGTCTCTCCGTCATCTGCGGAGAACTCCATCGTGTCCTTCGACTTCCTTTAATTACTAAGTGTATCACACCATGTTCCCAATCCTGGtcacataaatataaaaccaGTGTCACGGAATTCAAGGCAACCGCGCGTAGGACGTAACAATGAACACAAGATAAAAATCCATGTTTACGGCTAATACGCTAACCGGCGCTATGCTAACCACCAAGCACACAATTGGTCGCTGACGGCCAAGAAGCCCGAAATAACACACTCGCTAGTTGATACCGACACATGTAACGCGCCTTGATACAGTTGAAATACCTTCAATCGAAAGAAAACGAAGCTTAGCTCTGTAAATGAAACAGGCACGGTTCAGCAGCGGccgttttttcttcttcgtgtaGTAAAACGTGTAAGCCCGCAGCCACACTGCCTCCCCAAGGCACATTGctcattacacacacacacacacacacacacacacacacacacacacggtgcaGTACTTTGCGTCGCATTTCAATCAATCATGTTACGGCTAAAGTCATAAAtaaaagacagaaatacaAGTAGTTTTTAACCATTCGCGTCGCGCAACATGCGGGTACTGATATATAGGAGCATTCCGGAAGTCTGTCTCTTCGCAGTTGCTCGTTCATTTGGCAAAGTAGGTACCATTCAATGAAAACCAGTGTCTATAAAACACGAATTAAGGGTTACAATCGAGTCATTAAACGtcgttgctgttgttgtttttcgacgtttacatttctattttatctTGAAGGTGGAGCCCGGAAGCCATCTCTCGTCGCTATTGGTTACCTTGACGCATCGCTCGTGGAAAAAATGGCGGCCATGATCACCCAAAGAAGGAATTCAAAAATTCCCCACCTTTAACGAATCAAGCGGCGGAGaacttcaagaaaaaaaaatctggaggAATATCGTTTGCTTCCCCATGCTGGCCGAAAAGTAGAAGGCGTCGCGAGCTACTTCAGGCTTGTCTCGCTATGTTTGTCAACAGCTGTTGAACGAAGTGCTGAAGCAGCTCTCCTTGTTTACAACAACACGTCTGCGCCCTTAACTTGCTGCCATTGAGATAGATCATCGACAGATCGATAAATAGGTAGatagatcgatcgatcgatctcCGCCTCAATTTGCTGTCAACAGCTATTTCATTGCGTGCGTGTTGTCAACGAGACGCTTTGTAAGGAAGTAGTCAAATGCTCCATTCTGTCGTttctgctgtttgttttgtttttgttcattttccatCTTGTGTGCCTGCGCAGTGTGGCGATGGACGACTGCATGCTCATCATGAACCGGATGGGTTCTCTGGGCAGCTCGGCTGCAGCCCAGCGGAGGCGCATGGCCCTTGGGGTGGTCATCCTCCTGCTGGTGGACGTCATCTGGGTGGCCTCCTCCGAGCTGACATCAGTGAGGGCCACGTTCGCACCACGAAGCTTGATTTGATATCGATCCGTCGCTCATGACAACTTTACTCCTACCGATGTGTGGTTTGAGGCGAACCTTCCGGTGAATTGTCTTCTTTCTGTGCCCGTTGCAGTACATTTTCAGGCGGCAGGAGTACAACAAGCCCTTTTTCAGCACCTTCGCCAAGACATCCATGTTGGGGCTCTACTTGCTGGGCTTCCTGCTGTGGCGGCCCTGGAGGCAGCAGTGCGCCGGCTCGCTCAAACGCCGACACGCTTCCCGTGTAAGCGCAACCGCGAAGCCGAGACGTGGTTTCCTATTGATTTTCGAATGTGTCCACAGTTTGGCCGTACGGAAGCCTACTTTGCGCCCTGCGCCAACGCCGCCGCCAACGACGGCTTGGTATGTCGAAAGTCAGCTCTATTCCTCGACCAATTTCAATCAATGAAAGACGGAAATGCAACTTGCGCGTGTCAATGGGGGTCTCCTTGTCACGCAGAGCGAACCGCTCTACGTGCCCGTCAAGTTTCCGGACGCGCCCGCCGAGCTCTCCAACGGCTCCGTGGAAACCAATGGCCAATCTGGTGAGTGTTGTTTTCCGTTGACGCGGCTGGGAACGGTGCCGCTTTCTCATTCACTCAGCTGTGCCTTTGTGTCCCAGCGGCCTGTAAAAAGCAGCGGGTGCGTTTCAGCGACATGACGGAGGTGCGGCGGCTGCCCTCCACGCAAGCCGTGGAAGCCAAACTGTCACGCATGTCCTACCCGGCCGCCAAGGACCACGAGGCTGCGCTGCACGCGGCTACCAAGCTGAGCGTCCGCGACGTGGCCAAGCTCAGCTTCTTTTTCTGCTTTGTGGTGCGTCCGGATGGCGCCGGGGGATCCCGTTTTCATTCCATCAAGCCATTGGTCAGCGTGTGCCTTTTGCTTTGTTCCCGGGCAGTGGTTTCTGGCCAACCTGTCGTACCAGGAGGCCCTCTCGGACACACAGGTGGCCATCGTCAACATTTTGTCGTCCACCTCAGGTGAGTCCCGCTCATCGGAATGGGCGCCGTGCTCGCTCGCTGAAACGCCCTGGTGCGTCTCCCTCCCCGTGTGCGTGCACGCAGGCCTCTTCACGCTCATCTTGGCCGCCGTCTtccccagcagcagcagcgaccGCTTCACGTTGTCCAAATTGCTGGCGGTGGCGCTGAGGTCAGACATGGGCCAACGTGAACCGTTGCCGAGACGCGCGCTGTGCACTTGACATCTtgtgcccccctccctccctccctccctttagtgtggGAGGCGTGGTCTTGGTCAGCCTGTCAGCCTTGGAGCGGCCCGACGACAAAGGCGCCGCGGGTAAGTCCCCCGACGCCAAAAGCCGCGCAGAGCCAGTGTGAGCGCCGCCGGCGTGTCGCCGCAGGTTCCTTGTGGTCCCTGGCCGGGGCCCTTTTCTACGCCGTCTACGTGGTCATGATCAAGAGGTGGGCGGATGGCGAGGAGAAGCTGGACATCCCCATGTTCTTGGGTaagcgccggccggccgcgcGAGGCGAGCCCGCGAGCTAGCCGGCTTGTTTTGCGCCAGACAGGCTTCGTGGGGCTCTTtaacctgctgctgctgtggccGGGCTTCCTGCTGATGCACTACGCCGGCTTGGAGGCCTTTGAGATCCCCGGCCGGCTGGTGTGGACCTACATCTTGCTCAACGGCCTCATCGGGACAGTCCTCTCTGAGTTCCTGTGGCTCTGGTGCGGGCCCCGCCGTGCTCTGCCGCAGCGCAGCGCGCCACCGTCTTGCGCCGCGCCACCCACCGTCTTGCGCCGCGCCACCCACCGTCTTGCGCCGCGCCACTGTCTTGCGCCGCCTGAGGGCGCTTGCTCTGGCCTCCGCAGGGGCTGCTTCCTGACTTCGTCGCTCATCGGGACGCTGGCCCTCAGCCTCACCGTGCCGCTCTCCATCTTGGCCGATATTTGCACGCAGAAGGTGACGAGCGCGCTGGCAGCTGGCGCACGCAGGAACCAAACATTTTGGGCCTTGCAGGTGCGCTTCTCCTGGCTGTTCTTGGCAGGGGCGGTGCCCGTCTTCCTCTCCTTCTTCATGGTCACACTCTTGTGCCACTACAACAACTGGGACCCGGTGACGGTGGGCTTGAGGAGACTCCACGCCTTTGTTTTTCGAGCACATCGCGTTCACAGGTACGTACGCTCACAGCCGGCGCTCAAAGTGAATTTGTAACGCTTCTCGTCTCGTCTCGTCCTCCCCGAGGCTTCCCGAGGACCGGGAGCTGTGCGAAAGCCTTCTCCCTTTGCACGCCGTCTCCATGAACCAAAGAAGCCCGTGCTCGTGATCTGCTGTAAGTCCGACCGCTTCGCTtcctgaaagaaaagaaaaaaagttgcacgTCAACGCAGGGCTGCTCTTCATCTGACCAGAAGCATGGCTGTTTGTTTGTCCAAAGTGCCGATAAGGCCCGTGCTGACATTCGTTTGAAGGGGGGATGTGCGGGGGGGAAGCGCTCCAGACCGCTCGTCACTTTGTGTTGCTTGAATCACGTTGTGACTCAGCTTTGCTCACGCGCTCGcgttgatggaaaaaaaggtcagCGGGCGGCCAAGCCGCCGGGAACCGTCCGActcccaaaaacaaaagatctGGCCCATCTGCTCGCCACTTGGACCAATCTCGATTCCCAATACACGTTGCGCCGTCTTCCTTTCCGCAACGCGTGCAAGctgttgatcttttttttgtttcccagcTATGAAAAACCTGCTCGCCGTCCGCCCAGCCGCCGCAGAGACGATGGAGCCGGCCCGTGCCTCTATTTTCAGTGCTTCAGTGGCAGCggcttttgactttttgactggGTTCAGTGGCAACCCAAGAGGTCCGGGCGCCGGCGGAGGACTGGAGCGGGACTCGTCACGCTTCCTTTTGCTTTTCCTTTGGCGAGATTAAAAGAAAGGATGAGTGCAACCACAACATCAATTTTGGGGCCGCTGTCATTCCAGACTTTTTATTGGGTAGTAATGAGAAGAATTTGAAAAGATTTGATGATGAACCTGCCAGTATTGTTTCCTGAACGGCTTCAGCACTTGACCTTTGGGACAAACGTGTTCCTTCTTCTCGTGTGACGCGGCGCCATTGGTTTGAAAACACTTGATTCCAGTTTCTTGTCGTTTTGCCTTGATTGTTGGAGGGAAAAATGccaatcatttctttttgttgacCATCATCTTGTTCTTTGATTTGACGGATTCTCCTTCTCGGGTTCAACACAATTAAAgactttttaattgctgtCGGTGGGCATTTTCTTATGGTCAAATGTAAATACTTGACAAACTTTGCAAAGTCGCTTCACGACATGTGTCCGACTCACTTTTTGATCTGTTTGGAATCTTGGAGGACAAAATCGAATCTGGTTGGCAATCCAGACTGCGCTTACGAATCAAGCGCTaaaggcgaggcgaggcgctCATGATCAGGAAGGAGAGCAAATCTTTGTCATGGTGTTTAATGGTTAACTTGGCTGCTTTTAGGGGAGGAAtcaagggagggagggaggcagggaggAGGACTTTTGTCCAAGCGCAGCCCCCTGttgaaacaatttttcatGGGCAAAGAACACAGAGGACTATTTCAGGGGGTCCCGTGGAGACAAGATGAAACCTCTGGTGTTGGGATTCACGTCAGAAGAGAGCGTCCTAGCCGCCCGCCGGTCGCGTTTCTAATCACGGCGACTGCGCCCACAAGCTGATAAGACACAATCGATACGAGCAAAATCCAAAGCGGCGTGGAAGAGGAGATAGCCCATGAAGAATCTGGCCCAACGAGCTGCCGCAAGCCTTTAGTTGGCGAGACGGTGCTTGTTCAATCGCAGGTCAGTGAAAGTACGTCTTGAAAATTTCATTCAAACAAGAATTCAGTCTTGAACTCCGGGGAAGCCTTTGGTCCCGGTTCTCCACCCACCCAGCCACGGCAACATGGACGAGGAGATAGGCGAGGAGAAAGATTGGAGGCGGCTGGAACCCCAGCGCGGCGTCAAAGTCTTCCTGAGCGTCTTGTACGGCCTCATCCTGGTGACGGGCATCGCGGGCAACTCCGTCACCATCCGAGTCACGCAGGTTCTCCGGCGCAACGGCTACCTTCAGCGGAACGTGACGGAGCACATGGTGAGCCTGGCCTGCTCGGACCTTCTGGTTCTGCTGGTGGGCATGCCCGTGGAGCTCTACAGCGCCATCTGGTTCCCGTTCACCACAGCGTCCGGAGGGGACGCCGCCTGCAAGCTTTACAACTTTGTGTTTGAGGCGTGCAGCTACGCCACCATCCTCAACGTGGCCACGCTTAGCTTCGAGCGCTACGTGGCCATCTGCCACCCCTTCCGCTACAGAATTCTGAGCGGGCGCCGTACGTCGGCTTTGCTGGCCCTGGCCTGGCTGCTGTCCGTTCTGGTGGCCCTGCCGCTGCTGGCGGCCACGGGGACGCAAGGCCACGCAGCCGCGCGGGCCGACGGCCCGGTCCACAACCTGACCTTCTGCACCAATCTGAGGGAGCGCTGGCTGATGTACCGAGTCAGCGTCTTTGTGGCCTTCCTGGTCTACGTGCTGGTTTTGGCCGCCGTGGCTTTCATGTGTAGGGCCATGATCGTGGTCCTGAGAAAGTCTCTGGGCTCCTCGGACGGAAATCTCAAAAGGTCCAAGCATGAGAGTGAAAAAGTGAAGATGGCCAGGAAGCAGACGATAGTTTTTCTGTGTAGGTTTTCGGCACGCTAGCTAGCTCAAcccgagccgccgccgccgccgacagTGATTGGCGTTTGTGTTCCCTCAGGCTTGATCGTGGGCTCCTTGCTGGTGTGCTGGTTCCCCAATCAGATCCGCCGGCTGATGATGGCCGGTGCGCCCAAGTCCCACTGGAGCGCGGCCTTCTTCCACAGCTACATCGTCCTCCACCCGGTGGCCGACACCTTCTTCTACCTGAGCTCGGCCCTCAACCCCTTGCTGTACAACGTGTCCTCCCGCCGGTTCCGCCGGGTTTTCGTGCAAGTGCTGCGCTGCCGCCTCGGCCTCCGGCACGTCAACATGCGAAGCGTGCCGTCGGTGCCGAGCTCCCGCACCCGCACCCGAAACGTTCGCTCCCTGCCGCTGGCCGACGGGATCCGATCCGAAGAGGAGCCGCGTGGGAAGGGGCGTGACTCGGGAGCAGAGGCGGCGGAGACTCTCAACAACGACTTGGCTTTGTAGGAATTGACATATTGATGCCATATGTATGCTCAAATGGCTTGATTGTTGCAAATTGTTGCCTGTCCAGCGTCGTGTGCGCCAGCCCATTGACTCCCGGGCACAATTCATCCAATCTCACAATGATTGACGACGAATAAATCCTCTTTGTTGATGCCAGTTGGAACAAGCAGTGCGATTCAATGCTCTTCCGCCAGATGGCAGTGTGTACAATATTTCTACCTTTCGtgcaagataaaaacaaatcaagtctACTTTTCACACTGAGTAAGCTTCTTCGAGATCGATACAATACAACACTCACAAGGGCTCTCAGCCGTTTTTTTGTGCTGGATGGTGAGAATTGTCCATTGAAAATGGAAACTATCTTCCTTGGCCAAGCAAAGGTAAGGAAGGAAACGCGTTTACGTTTCAGAGCACCGTCCAGATTTGTCttcttgcttgctttttttcagttttcacTTGCTGTCTGCTGGAATGGCTATTTGAAGTGCTCGCAGCTCAACTCATCCTccacgtctttttttttatttttacgcaAACCTTTAAGCAGACGCCGTCAGATCAGCCGCCACCACCAAGCGGCATAAATGGATTCATTGAC comes from Syngnathus acus chromosome 21, fSynAcu1.2, whole genome shotgun sequence and encodes:
- the sympk gene encoding symplekin; the encoded protein is MEFSADDGETPSVINMTTSEKVVELLNQAALIPADVKLAVLKQVQELIINKDPSLLDNFLDEIIAFQTDKSIEVRKFVIGFIEEACKRDNELLLRLIANLNMLLKDDSVNVVKKAILTLTQMYKVTLQWLVRAKAVSDMQEACWEMVTQMKGDVLALLDSENDGVRTHAIKFTESLIVTLSPRVADSDVPKRQESDISLDKVPKDHGYIRYDVLCEEGKSALDKLLKFMVHPAISSINLTTALGSLATIARQRPMFVSKVVQAYETLHANLPPTLGKSQVSSVRKNLKLHLVAVLKHPCSVEFQGQIGTLLLDLGMPQSEIARSTPPVREQRKRPRQEQYVEGKKVKMEPPALIEDDEDKEEPVPLSAPKPAPVPVAQSAIDLTADFLRPLLNAENVANMVLISMVYLPDTMPASFQATYTPVESAGTDAQIKHLARLMATQMTAAGIGPGLEQCKARENEAAGEDGDKDGGKDSLIKRKVMVGQAISVVGGYSEKGRAAAANVSAAKRLPEPILPSAQTKLAGPSGRKKVFRLSDVIQPLSDTQIEQLTSKTIKRILHSEKTISQSGMSHVRVKLLSKLVTQFEGIMKEDVLHFILEDIRSRSELAFSLLYQEYNTYLSQLPSGLLDSYDQCLYTLLSGLQEKPEQKDGLFTKLVLEAPIITESALEVIRRYCEDESRVYLGMTTLKELIVKRPSRQFQYLHVLLDLSSHEKEKVRSTALAFLKRMYEKEHLRDYIEKFALNYMQLLVHPNPPSLLFGADKDTEVASPWTEETVRQCLFLYLSLLPLNHKLVHELASVYTEAIADIKRSVLRAIELPIRGMGMNSPELLLLVENCPKGAETLVTRCLHILTDKVPPSPELVERVRDLYHKRVPDVRFLIPVINGLEKNEVIQALPKLIKLNPIVVKEVFNRLLGTQHSEGSLSVSPLTPGDLLIALHNIDSAKCDMKSIIKATNLCFGEKNVYTSEVLAVVMQQLMEQSPLPILLMRTVIQSLSMYPRLCGFVMNILSRLIVKQVWKYPKVWEGFVKCCQRTRPQSYSVLLQLPPAQLAGVFERCPEMREPLLHHVRSFTPHQQAHIPASVMAVLEASKKAVAKPAEPVKKEAPRTERAADLAAEGAEQAQQQEMPALATNVETEGEEEEEEEQEEEPMEQEQQQDQADPVRGQETVDATLQVEMARTDGTPEPEPEVEPEPKAEPELELEPKAEPEAELDPEPEPETEPAEEPMETSEAEPCETQETLKEDEDGDAKQDIGSGCEGAE
- the LOC119115289 gene encoding solute carrier family 35 member F5-like isoform X2, with the protein product MDDCMLIMNRMGSLGSSAAAQRRRMALGVVILLLVDVIWVASSELTSYIFRRQEYNKPFFSTFAKTSMLGLYLLGFLLWRPWRQQCAGSLKRRHASRFGRTEAYFAPCANAAANDGLSEPLYVPVKFPDAPAELSNGSVETNGQSAACKKQRVRFSDMTEVRRLPSTQAVEAKLSRMSYPAAKDHEAALHAATKLSVRDVAKLSFFFCFVWFLANLSYQEALSDTQVAIVNILSSTSGLFTLILAAVFPSSSSDRFTLSKLLAVALSVGGVVLVSLSALERPDDKGAAGSLWSLAGALFYAVYVVMIKRWADGEEKLDIPMFLGFVGLFNLLLLWPGFLLMHYAGLEAFEIPGRLVWTYILLNGLIGTVLSEFLWLWGCFLTSSLIGTLALSLTVPLSILADICTQKVRFSWLFLAGAVPVFLSFFMVTLLCHYNNWDPVTVGLRRLHAFVFRAHRVHRLPEDRELCESLLPLHAVSMNQRSPCS
- the LOC119115289 gene encoding solute carrier family 35 member F5-like isoform X1; translation: MDDCMLIMNRMGSLGSSAAAQRRRMALGVVILLLVDVIWVASSELTSYIFRRQEYNKPFFSTFAKTSMLGLYLLGFLLWRPWRQQCAGSLKRRHASRFGRTEAYFAPCANAAANDGLSEPLYVPVKFPDAPAELSNGSVETNGQSAACKKQRVRFSDMTEVRRLPSTQAVEAKLSRMSYPAAKDHEAALHAATKLSVRDVAKLSFFFCFVWFLANLSYQEALSDTQVAIVNILSSTSGLFTLILAAVFPSSSSDRFTLSKLLAVALSVGGVVLVSLSALERPDDKGAAGSLWSLAGALFYAVYVVMIKRWADGEEKLDIPMFLGFVGLFNLLLLWPGFLLMHYAGLEAFEIPGRLVWTYILLNGLIGTVLSEFLWLWGCFLTSSLIGTLALSLTVPLSILADICTQKVTSALAAGARRNQTFWALQVRFSWLFLAGAVPVFLSFFMVTLLCHYNNWDPVTVGLRRLHAFVFRAHRVHRLPEDRELCESLLPLHAVSMNQRSPCS
- the gpr39 gene encoding G-protein coupled receptor 39 — its product is MDEEIGEEKDWRRLEPQRGVKVFLSVLYGLILVTGIAGNSVTIRVTQVLRRNGYLQRNVTEHMVSLACSDLLVLLVGMPVELYSAIWFPFTTASGGDAACKLYNFVFEACSYATILNVATLSFERYVAICHPFRYRILSGRRTSALLALAWLLSVLVALPLLAATGTQGHAAARADGPVHNLTFCTNLRERWLMYRVSVFVAFLVYVLVLAAVAFMCRAMIVVLRKSLGSSDGNLKRSKHESEKVKMARKQTIVFLCLIVGSLLVCWFPNQIRRLMMAGAPKSHWSAAFFHSYIVLHPVADTFFYLSSALNPLLYNVSSRRFRRVFVQVLRCRLGLRHVNMRSVPSVPSSRTRTRNVRSLPLADGIRSEEEPRGKGRDSGAEAAETLNNDLAL